The following are encoded in a window of Dysidea avara chromosome 4, odDysAvar1.4, whole genome shotgun sequence genomic DNA:
- the LOC136252156 gene encoding uncharacterized protein: MTAKFVMACVLETVKLFQVYGLKTSILVCDGGAPNLAALKASHGCFGAYGNNTHRNLSDQHVIKPWFTNPFNPPNRIFWLICPTHQLKNMINALFASKDGGARKFKTPEGIQFGWQAIVDMYQRECQRRDDGVARMIPRLREIHIIRDSWTKLNVTPAKITGEL, from the exons ATGACTGCTAAATTTGTCATGGCATGTGTTCTGGAGACAGTCAAGCTTTTTCAG GTTTATGGCTTAAAAACTAGCATTTTGGTTTGCGATGGTGGAGCACCAAATTTAGCAGCTCTGAAAGCCAGCCATGGGTGCTTTGGAGCATATGGGAATAACACTCATAGAAACCTGTCCGACCAACATGTTATAAAGCCATGGTTTACAAATCCGTTTAATCCACCAAATCGTATTTTTTGGCTGATCTGTCCAACACATCAG CTCAAAAACATGATCAATGCTTTGTTTGCTTCTAAAGATGGTGGAGCTAGGAAATTTAAGACCCCTGAAGGCATTCAATTTGGATGGCAGGCAATAGTTGACATGTACCAACGGGAATGTCAGAGACGTGATGACGGTGTTGCCAGAATGATTCCTAGGCTTCGTGAAATACATATTATAAGGGATTCTTGGACAAAACTGAATGTGACACCTGCTAAGATTACAGGTGAACTTTAA